ATTACTGCATTATACGAGTGATCCACAAACGACGAAAATCTCTCTTTTGCCTGCCCCTATCCCGATGAGCCGAAACTAAAGCTCTCATTTTCTGTTGAGTCATAGTTCGAGTAAGTCTTGAATGCGCCCCTCGAAAGGTTGATGCAAATAAACGAATTTTTGTTCTACGTCTCCGAGCTATATATCCTCGTTTAATTCTGGtcattgaatcaaatgaaactttgATGAATAACtaattgatttcttttctttcagTCATTCTTTTCCCCCCCTAGTCTTTTAATAACAAAACTGATTCTTCCGatgtataaaataaaaattccaaTGGCTTTTGCTACTATGACCTTCCCAACCACGATTTTTTTGAGTCATTtcattttatctcgaaattaagaAATTTTATTGATACTTGGTatcaaaaaaagtaaataaaaaacgAGAAATTGTGGGTTCCATCGTTTCTATGGTTACTGTTTAAACGGTGAGGTCCTTTCTATACACCGGAGCCTCTTACCTATTTAGTAACTTGTACAGTTCACACTCTTTGGCTCTACCCATGAATTATCCAGTAATGGGTCTTTTCACAACTAGATCCACCCATACAGTAACGGCATTTCATTATGAAGGTTGGTTAGGTAGCTGACCCTGTTAGTCCGTTTTTGCAAGAATGGGAGCATAATCTCTCTGCTTCTAAAATACCATTCCATTCCCCCGCTTAATNNNNNNNNNNNNNNNNNNNNNNNNNNNNNNNNNNNNNNNNNNNNNNNNNNNNNNNNNNNNNNNNNNNNNNNNNNNNNNNNNNNNNNNNNNNNNNNNNNNNNNNNNNNNNNNNNNNNNNNNNNNNNNNNNNNNNNNNNNNNNNNNNNNNNNNNNNNNNNNNNNNNNNNNNNNNNNNNNNNNNNNNNNNNNNNNNNNNNNNNNNNNNNNNNNNNNNNNNNNNNNNNNNNNNNNNNNNNNNNNNNNNNNNNNNNNNNNNNNNNNNNNNNNNNNNNNNNNNNNNNNNNNNNNNNNNNNNNNNNNNNNNNNNNNNNNNNNNNNNNNNNNNNNNNNNNNNNNNNNNNNNNNNNNNNNNNNNNNNNNNNNNNNNNNNNNNNNNNNNNNNNNNNNNNNNNNNNNNNNNNNNNNNNNNNNNNNNNNNNNNNNNNNNNNNNNNNNNNNNNNNNNNNNNNNNNNNNNNNNNNNNNNNNNNNNNNNNNNNNNNNNNNNNNNNNNNNNNNNNNNNNNNNNNNNNNNNNNNNNNNNNNNNNNNNNNNNNNNNNNNNNNNNNNNNNNNNNNNNNNNNNNNNNNNNNNNNNNNNNNNNNNNNNNNNNNNNNNNNNNNNNNNNNNNNNNNNNNNNNNNNNNNNNNNNNNNNNNNNNNNNNNNNNNNNNNNNNNNNNNNNNNNNNNNNNNNNNNNNNNNNNNNNNNNNNNNNNNNNNNNNNNNNNNNNNNNNNNNNNNNNNNNNNNNNNNNNNNNNNNNNNNNNNNNNNNNNNNNNNNNNNNNNNNNNNNNNNNNNNNNNNNNNNNNNNNNNNNNNNNNNNNNNNNNNNNNNNNNNNNNNNNNNNNNNNNNNNNNNNNNNNNNNNNNNNNNNNNNNNNNNNNNNNNNNNNNNNNNNNNNNNNNNNNNNNNNNNNNNNNNNNNNNNNNNNNNNNNNNNNNNNNNNNNNNNNNNNNNNNNNNNNNNNNNNNNNNNNNNNNNNNNNNNNNNNNNNNNNNNNNNNNNNNNNAATGTGCGAATTACTGactcaaaactagtcataaaaatccaaggtgaccagatttgtggtacaaaaaccccactcaaatattgggattcattaaaattccaaatttgtggtacaaaaacccactcaaatgttgggattcattaaaattccatcttaaattaaattatacaaaacccccaaaattttaaaaacttgatacaaaaactccaaatttcaaaattggtttcatcaaattttatgatgaaaccaaaaattggtttcgtcaaattttatgaggtttcatcaaattttatgatgaaaccaaattttggtttcatcaaaattttgttttttgggatttttgtgttagTTTTGATTTGGCGGGTTTtctgtggatggatagtgactccTTTGGAGTTATAACTCGCGTACCGGTTACTGACTAGCTCATTAGGGTAAGATGCCATATATACATGGGATCCATTGTCGTCCAATACAAAGGCATACCAGCAATTCTGCGGCTAATACCTAGAAATTTATAAGCAGTCATACACTGCGTCAAAAATGTCAAAATACTTCCAAATCATCGCAGTAGTGGCTAAGTTTCCTTGCAAAGATACAGCCTTCCCTTGGACATCGACAATAACATTATTTGAAAATAAACAATGACGTTATCAATTAACTGATGTTAAGCAATAAGAACAAAAACCAATAATCTACTAAAATATGCATCACGGTATCCCACTCTGATATTAGATTAAAAGAAGGCACATATAACAATAAATAAacctaaggaaaaaaaaaacactcctGTTCAGTAAAAGCAAATTGGATAGGAATACTCAAATAGACAATGTCAATTGAAAGTTTCTTTGGAGGGATAATGTCAATTGGCATTAGAATTTCGGATAGTTTTTCGCTATCGATTTTCAATATGCACCCAGAGATCTCATGCATAATCACGGCTTTTTCGCTTCTTAGTTTTAACTGACTCCACTGTTTTTGCATTTCCTTCTCCTAGTTCTTTCAACGAACCAAACGTATTCCTGTGAGGGGAAATTTGACAAAATTGCTCCTTAAAAGGCACCAATATCTTTTTCAAGGTAGAAGATTTTGCGTCATAAATACTGAGAAAGCTCAAACTGTAAGTTAAGACATCGCCGCTCTTCGTAAATGCTAATGGTATGCTATATACATTAGTAAACACTTTACTCCAACCCAGTGAACGGTGTTCATCCAGCTCTTTCATGGAATAATTATCATTATTCTTTTTGTATACCCATATGTCAGAAGACACGTACTGTCTACTAACTGAGCAGAAATGTCTATCTGCACAGAATAAAAACCCACCCAAAACTCCTACTACTAAATAGTTGCACGCTATTGGCACAAGAGGTGGTGAAAGATGCTCACAAAATTTTTCATCAGCCAAATCAAAGACCAGAATCATCCTTCTTGCTCTTGCTCTTGCATTGTGCatccaatgaagagctccattcaCAAAGACTCCATGTCCTTCGTAAACATAGTTAAATTCAAGCTTGAATTGTCCAATGTTTCTCCAGCCATTTCCACTGCCAAGGGTGTAAACAATAACCTCTACAAACTTGGGCACCTTATACATTAAAACAACTTTGTACTCACCGGTTGAAGGCAGATAACCAAATCCAAACCACCTTTGCTTAATCCGATAAAAATTAATCGTAGGTTGAGGAAGAAAAACGTACTCTTTTGTCATAGGGTTATACATAAAAATATTCTCTCCCACAGCCCGTAGACATATCAAACCATTAAACGAACCAACATAGTTATATTTATAGTTCTGGATTGGAGGTGTTAGAATGATATTTTTGAAATTATCAATGGGTTTATTATGATTCTCAACATATTCAAAATAGTAGAGCTTTTTATCCTGGGCCAAGGCAAGAAAACCCAGCTTACCGGAATCAGTAGAATAAGCTGCTGTTGCAGAATGATTGATGAGACGATTTGTGTGCATCTTATAGAACAGTGGATGCTTAATGAGGTCTCTCCATGTCTTGGATACCAATTTGCAATCCAGAACTGTTTCAGCCGGTAAACAAGTAAGAACATCCGATATGATCTCTGCCGGAAGATTGTTTAAATTATCCATGAAACCCCTTTCTTGTCGAAGAAAGCAGAACTCTCGTAGAGATTGGTGGTATTGTGTAGGGCTGCACAAACCCGACTCAACCCACCGacccaacccacacccgcctgaaattactcacacccgacccaacccacctaggagcgggtcgactatgggtcacaacatcaaaacccatagtATTATGGGTCGACTATTGGTCAAagcttccctcacccgacccaacccacccacccacctaaatatttcttagttaatattaatccttagattacctatcctagatgaatCACAGCCGTTGAAGTAGtgatatataatgcctaaacctaaatcgctaacttcacttcagtcttcacttcttcaatcacttccttgaatagtcttttatcttttgagcttcgaacaattgaactcatttcttgtaatttgtatgcactttgcaactttgcaccaacttcttacttctttggattataattatcatttgtttacaATTGACTTGGTGTCAGTTCTTTAATTGTCATCTGTAAGAGTCTTAAGTAAGTCTGTAACCTTGTTTTTTTGATGCAATGTAACTGTAatgtgtattttatggtgggtaacccaccacccacccgacccaacccattgtaatgtgggtcgggtgaaaaccgacccattgttatgttgggttggttgtgggtgacaacttctgctacccaccatcagtgggttgggtggtgggtgaggccaaacccgacccaaaccgacccatgtgcagccctagtattGTGAGAAATGATTATAGAGTTGATGGAATAAACAAATTCCTAAAGTATGCGTTTATTTACAAGAATAAAAAAATTTCCATATAACACAGATTCATAAAATAAATTTTTAATACGGGAACAAATAAATACGGCGTTTGAGTTACTCAAAATCGTACGATATCttttaattaatttgttttaaagAAACAAATCATATAAATTTGAGTAAATATTTCGTAGTAAATATTATGTGATATTTTATTAAATGCTGTCAAATCCTGGATCCTCTATACCATAATGATTCCTGTTCGACTGTGCCAGCCAAGTAAAAAATGTCTAGGTGTTATTAAATTTAACATACTTGAAATTAGGTCATCTTCctttcaaaaagaaaacaaaacgaaGTCGCCCATATCACATATCAAATGGTTAATGTATTATCGTCTTGGAGAGTCCAGAGGTTTCATCTCAGTTCCTAACAATGTTGGAAGATGATCTAGAGATATATGCTAGCAATTTTGCTGCCCATACAACAATTTAAGCAATGACGGCGTTATGAATCAAATAAAGTTAAGCAGTAAGAAGAAATAGGTTTCCCTCGTACTATCGCAAAAGCTCTCGCACTCTTCACAATTTTACCTGCATATACATATTCTGCTCCTCCAGTTAACAAAATTCCTATAAACTACTAAAGCATGCATGACAGTAACCCACAGAAATTAAGTGCATACGCTTAACAAATAAGTATAGCTTAACCAAAGAAAAAAAACGTCAGAACCATAGAGTCGAAATAGAGTAATTGGATAAAAGCATACGTGAGACATATTGCAtaattttttgtatttatttccGTATGTATTAGTTCTCTGTAGTGGTATTGGGATCCCTTTTAAAACCCAAGCTTAATcccaaatataaataaataagacAGTATCAATGGAATGTTTGATTGAGATCTAGATGAAAATGACAAGTTCGTATATATGTATGTATCCAGAGATCTTATGGAATACTTTGAACAGCTGATTGTTTGGCTAATCACGCCTTTTTCGCTTCTTAGTTTCAACTGCGTGCATTATTTTGGTACCTTCTTCTCCTAGTTCTTTTAAAGAAACAAAGGTGTGGTAGTGAGGGAATACTTGACAAAATTGTTCCTTGAAATTTGGCAGCTCTGTGGACATGGTTAACATTTTTGAGTCATAAATATCAAAATAGCAGGGACCATAACCTGTATTCAAATAGTTGTAACCGTAGCCTAAGAGACAACCTTGCTTCGAAAATGATAACGGTATGCTAAATATAGCAATAAACTCTTTAGTCCAACCCCATGACGGGTGCTCTTTCATGTCATAATTATCATTCTTCTCTTTATACAGCCATAGCTCGGAAAACATGTACTTTTTGGTGTCTGGATTGTAGTATCTATGAGCACAAACTAAAAACCCACCCAAAACTCCAAACTCTGAATAACTGGCGCCTGCTGGCGAAGGAGGTGGTGAAAGATGTTCACGAAACTTTTCATCAGCCAAATCAAAGACTAAAATCATCTTATTTTTTGGGTGCATCCAATCAAGAGCTCCATTCGCAAAGGTACCATGTCCTTTGTAAATGTAATTATATTTGAGTCTGAATTTCCCAATGTGTCTCCAACCATTGCGACTGCCAAGAGTGTAAACCATGACTACCACATATTCGGGCTCCTTATACATTAAAACAACTTTGTACTCATTGGTGGAAGGAAGATAACCAAATCAAATCCACCTATCCATGCATCTTTCCATACACCGACTTAGAATTGATCTTAGGCTCAGGAAGATGAACGTACTCTTTTGTCATGGGGTTATAAATACAAATACTTTCTTTCAGCGCCCTTAGACATATCAAACCATTAAACGAACCAACATAGGTATACTTAACGTACTTAGATGGAGGTGTTAGATTGATCCTTCTAATTCTACCAATGGTGTCTCATGATTTTCATTGTATTCAAAATAGTAGAGTTGTTCATCCATAGCCAAGGCAAGAAAACTCAACTTACAAGAATCGGTAGAACAAGCCGCCGAATGACTAATGAGACGATTCGAGTGCATCTTAAAGAAGAATGGGTGTTGAATAAGATTTCTCAATGTTTTAGACACTAACTTGCAATCTAGAACTGAATCAGCGGGCAAACGAGTGAAAATATCAGATATAATATCTGCCGGGAGATTGTTGAAATTATCCATCACAACTCAACCCTTGTTGCTGTTCAAGAAAGCAGGAAGCAGCAAGCAGGACTTGGATAGAGAACAGTAGTTTTGTATTTTAAGAACGGAATATTTATAGGGCCGATGGAAAAACCAAATTCGGATGGAATACAAGAAAATAAACCTCATGTAGTCATACACTGACCAACCCATGAATAGAAGTTTCCATATATTTAAACCCATGTTGTTTTAGCGTTGACTTTCAGCTCAGATCAGAAGCAGCAGCGGAGACTAGaaatttgggttttaattttcagTTGAAGAAGACTTCAAATTGGAGTTTAAGGTTTATAACGAATTGCATTTGCAAAATTGAAGAGTTATTCTACACTCAAATGGTAATTCGATATCTTTCCATCTGTTAATTCAGGGTTTTCGAATTACAAATTTTGGGGGTTTTCTTAGGGTTTTACTGTTAAGTTAATAATGGAAGAAGCTGTGAATGGATTATGTAGATGTGTCACTCTTTTTCAGAATTGGCAAGATGGAGCTGTGAATGGATTTGGGTTTTCCAATGGGTCATACTGCTATGGTGGGTACCTGATTGTTCACTCTTTTTTTGATTCTTATTCTCAACCTTTTCGATATATCTCTTACGTGGCAATGAATGAACTGATGTCTGATGTTGTGTAGGTCTCAAGGACACGGCTATTTCAAGATGAAAATCCACCAAGAAAGTCAGTCAGTAAGCATATATGAAGTTGTTATCGTAAATGGTATTGCTTAATTTTCTGCTGTCAGAGCACGTCCTATCTCATACTGATGTATCCGCTATCAGTTTTCCGAAACTTGTAGACTCGACTCGTGACAGTGGTTGGACCTGTCCAAATTGCAGAAATATTAATCTCTCTTTTCGAACAGTTTGCAACATGAGAAAGTGAAGTACCCCTAAACCGGGATCACAGGTTTGTGCTGTGTTTTTCCCCAAGTGTTTGgaattgaaattaaaatcaaagcaGATGTTGAAGTAAAAGGATCAAGTAAATCGTTCTTAGttgcatcttcaacaacaatgaacaAGAACAAAATCGCACAATACAGGGGATGGTGACTGACACAATGGATATAAGAAGAATGTTGCTTGAAATACAGGGAAACCGTCAAAGCACTCCTGAGAACCATCAAAGCACTCCTGAGAACAGTCAAAGCACCTCTTGAGATGATTGTTGAGGGACCAACAGTTGAGATGTGCATCTCTGTTTCTTTTTTTAGCTTTATGTAAAATCAAGTGGTATCGTGTTTTTCTTCAGTTTAGAATTAGCTTTATGTTTCACTTTTGAAATTTGTAGTGGTATCATTTCTTTTTTTCAGTTTAGAATGTTAAGTTTCTTAATTAGTGGTGTCATTTAATGAACAATGTAGATATTTTCTATTGATGATTTGCTTCTTTTCGAATAAATTTAGTAGTCTAACTTTGATGAATTACAATTTCTGAGTAAATTTGAAAAACATGAGACCTACTTTTATAAATTTATAATACAACGGATAATTCCTTCCCAAAAATTTGAAGCTCTGCGTTGCAAATGCGTATATATATTCCACGATTATAAACGTGGCCCATATTATATTTGTATCNNNNNNNNNNNNNNNNNNNNNNNNNNNNNNNNNNNNNNNNNNNNNNNNNNNNNNNNNNNNNNNNNNNNNNNNNNNNNNNNNNNNNNNNNNNNNNNNNNNNNNNNNNNNNNNNNNNNNNNNNNNNNNNNNNNNNNNNNNNNNNNNNNNNNNNNNNNNNNNNNNNNNNNNNNNNNNNNNNNNNNNNNNNNNNNNNNNNNNNNNNNNNNNNNNNNNNNNNNNNNNNNNNNNNNNNNNNNNNNNNNNNNNNNNNNNNNNNNNNNNNNNNNNNNNNNNNNNNNNNNNNNNNNNNNNNNNNNNNNNNNNNNNNNNNNNNNNNNNNNNNNNNNNNNNNNNNNNNNNNNNNNNNNNNNNNNNNNNNNNNNNNNNNNNNNNNNNNNNNNNNNNNNNNNNNNNNNNNNNNNNNNNNNNNNNNNNNNNNNNNNNNNNNNNNNNNNNNNNNNNNNNNNNNNNNNNNNNNNNNNNNNNNNNNNNNNNNNNNNNNNNNNNNNNNNNNNNNNNNNNNNNNNNNNNNNNNNNNNNNNNNNNNNNNNNNNNNNNNNNNNNNNNNNNNNNNNNNNNNNNNNNNNNNNNNNNNNNNNNNNNNNNNNNNNNNNNNNNNNNNNNNNNNNNNNNNNNNNNNNNNNNNNNNNNNNNNNNNNNNNNNNNNNNNNNNNNNNNNNNNNNNNNNNNNNNNNNNNNNNNNNNNNNNNNNNNNNNNNNNNNNNNNNNNNNNNNNNNNNNNNNNNNNNNNNNNNNNNNNNNNNNNNNNNNNNNNNNNNNNNNNNNNNNNNNNNNNNNNNNNNNNNNNNNNNNNNNNNNNNNNNNNNNNNNNNNNNNNNNNNNNNNNNNNNNNNNNNNNNNNNNNNNNNNNNNNNNNNNNNNNNNNNNNNNNNNNNNNNNNNNNNNNNNNNNNNNNNNNNNNNNNNNNNNNNNNNNNNNNNNNNNNNNNNNNNNNNNNNNNNNNNNNNNNNNNNNNNNNNNNNNNNNNNNNNNNNNNNNNNNNNNNNNNNNNNNNNNNNNNNNNNNNNNNNNNNNNNNNNNNNNNNNNNNNNNNNNNNNNNNNNNNNNNNNNNNNNNNNNNNNNNNNNNNNNNNNNNNNNNNNNNNNNNNNNNNNNNNNNNNNNNNNNNNNNNNNNNNNNNNNNNNNNNNNNNNNNNNNNNNNNNNNNNNNNNNNNNNNNNNNNNNNNNNNNNNNNNNNNNNNNNNNNNNNNNNNNNNNNNNNNNNNNNNNNNNNNNNNNNNNNNNNNNNNNNNNNNNNNNNNNNNNNNNNNNNNNNNNNNNNNNNNNNNNNNNNNNNNNNNNNNNNNNNNNNNNNNNNNNNNNNNNNNNNNNNNNNNNNN
This genomic interval from Papaver somniferum cultivar HN1 unplaced genomic scaffold, ASM357369v1 unplaced-scaffold_107, whole genome shotgun sequence contains the following:
- the LOC113328132 gene encoding F-box/kelch-repeat protein At3g06240-like, which translates into the protein MDNLNNLPAEIISDVLTCLPAETVLDCKLVSKTWRDLIKHPLFYKMHTNRLINHSATAAYSTDSGKLGFLALAQDKKLYYFEYVENHNKPIDNFKNIILTPPIQNYKYNYVGSFNGLICLRAVGENIFMYNPMTKEYVFLPQPTINFYRIKQRWFGFGYLPSTGEYKVVLMYKVPKFVEVIVYTLGSGNGWRNIGQFKLEFNYVYEGHGVFVNGALHWMHNARARARRMILVFDLADEKFCEHLSPPLVPIACNYLVVGVLGGFLFCADRHFCSVSRQYVSSDIWVYKKNNDNYSMKELDEHRSLGWSKVFTNVYSIPLAFTKSGDVLTYSLSFLSIYDAKSSTLKKILVPFKEQFCQISPHRNTFGSLKELGEGNAKTVESVKTKKRKSRDYA